In Arachis hypogaea cultivar Tifrunner chromosome 17, arahy.Tifrunner.gnm2.J5K5, whole genome shotgun sequence, a single window of DNA contains:
- the LOC112763489 gene encoding linoleate 9S-lipoxygenase-like — MSIFYNDLGNPDSNEKYARPVLGGSTLPYPRRGRTGRPPTNKDPKSEKWSDFVYLPRDEAFGHLKSSDFLTYGLKSVAQDVMPVLTDAFDANILTLEFGDFAEVDKLYTGGITLPTNFLSKFSPLPVLKEILRTDGEQFLKYPPPKVMQVNKSAWMTDEKFSRETLAGVNPNVIKSLEEFPPGSKLDSKVYGDHTSTMKKEHLEPNLGGLTVEQAIEKKKLFIFEKNKFKQDKGLCYKDNFLLER, encoded by the exons ATGTCTATTTTTTACAATGATTTGGGGAATCCAGATAGCAATGAAAAATATGCTCGCCCTGTTCTTGGAGGATCTACTTTACCGTACCCTCGTAGAGGAAGAACAGGAAGGCCACCTACTAACAAAG ATCCTAAGAGTGAGAAATGGAGCGATTTTGTTTACCTACCAAGGGACGAAGCATTTGGTCACTTGAAGTCATCGGATTTTCTAACTTATGGATTAAAATCTGTAGCCCAAGATGTGATGCCTGTTCTCACAGATGCATTTGATGCAAATATCTTAACTCTTGAGTTTGGTGATTTTGCTGAAGTGGATAAACTCTATACTGGTGGAATTACACTACCTACAAACTTTCTCAGCAAGTTTTCCCCTTTGCCAGTACTCAAGGAAATTCTACGAACAGATGGTGAACAATTCCTTAAATATCCACCACCCAAAGTCATGCAag TGAATAAATCTGCATGGATGACTGATGAAAAATTTTCTAGAGAAACACTTGCTGGTGTAAATCCTAATGTTATTAAGAGTCTTGAG GAGTTTCCACCAGGTAGCAAGCTAGATAGTAAAGTCTATGGTGATCATACTAGTACAATGAAAAAAGAACATTTAGAGCCTAACTTAGGAGGGCTTACTGTAGAACag GctattgagaagaagaaattgtTCATATTTGAGAAGAATAAATTCAAGCAAGACAAAGGCCTATGCTACAAGGACAATTTTCTTCTTGAAAGATGA